aatattatcaagcatcattatctttaaaaaaataataaaaaatagctGACATATTTTTACTCGACAGTGTGAATTGAATGTGAAGAATAATTGTGTTCTTGCGTGTATTATTAAGTATGTGTTTTTGTCAAGTGATGATTGTGTTACTTAGATGAAAGCTCTTTCTTTTCAGAGTATACATATAAATGTGTCTTCTTTGTAAAGTAACCacaatattttagtttatgtttGACTTTCGTGTAGGATTGAGACTTtttcttaatgattttttaaatacgatttttattatttcaacgttatattaatattatttgagtCATTCAATAAATTCTGATGAAAATTCAAATGAGATAGTATGGTTcgttttaagattttattcatgattttgttttaaaatatatcttggAAGtagtaagagaaaaaaatgtttaattacaTTTGACTTCGtttattaaactatatataaaattattaactgTGATAAAAAcagtaataaaatttaaataatgcaaAAGTTCTAGTTATGATTGCGTtagattattttcaatttttttattataatttttaaaatgtactaattttaatatattaaaaaattaatatattttaaagtaataaaaataattatttggaaACATATTAAATAGATAGCATTACAAACTTGtatgaaaatacaaatttttaaaaatactttcccaacacaacacaacacaacaaaaccCATTTATATCCAtattaataaactataattgcataaaaaaaaacacatcaagacacaaaaaaacattattCCCTTTTGATATGAATGAATGTAAGTGAGATGGATTGTCGTAGAGCGTTTGATATAATGTGCTTACATGGTTGAGAAGAATATTCGAGTCTTTAAGTTTgtaaattgttatttaattttggacattgcatatttttaatttaatttgcatatgTCACGGGATAAAGGGTTTAGTTCGTTAAGAacgaatataaataaattatataaaaatcattttaaattttaaattaaaacattgtgtatattatttatttattatttatcggGTGATGTATTCTAAATTAACTAGTCCTttgatagtttatttttttatgaatgctTTGAATGTGGTTACGCATTATGCGaatgaaacttaaaaaatattttttttgacaatatttaaatattatttacgtatCATTCTATGATTTATCTATggtgatatttataattattattattattgattgttaaataattttgaatcaatcacagaatgatacataaatgatgttcaaatattattaaaaaagtattgtatGAGTATCATTATCCTACAAAGGAGATTCACGTTATGCATAGACAGAACACAGAATAAAACTTGTTGTCAAATTTAAGCTAGAAAACGAGGAAAAGGATAAAGAAATCAGAGTGAGACAAACGGCAACAACCCATGCATGCATTTGCAAACCTCGGTATGCTGACATTGAGATCATGTTTTTGCATACAATGTACATTAGTTTTGGGTTTTAGATTCACTGGATCACACCatcacaattttcttttcttaatcttcaataatatataattcaagaCATGTGTTTTCATTGATTCACAAGCTTTCAATTTATAGAGATTTAAGGTTGAGTTTAGGTTTtagtaaaacaataaatttaattataatgtaattaaacatctattattttaagattgtgatgttattttttatgtgttgtGTCTTATCatgattatgtttttttttttttttctgaaaagacttataaaatttgattcattttagTGATCGTTTTAGATCAGGACCAAGCATGATTAATCTAACGgtattatattatacattatttatattatgttataaaaactaaattatttttattgaaaattaaattatactgtTTTGTGATTCGGTTTAAATTCTATTAACAGTTCAATTAAGTGTTTCAAATCGTAAGAATATATACAACATGATTAAAGCAAACAAAACagtataaatcaattttttatagaaataatttagtttttatagtaTGGATATAGTTTAGTACAGTTAGGTTAATTATGCTCAGTCATAGTTTAGATGAGtacatcaaattttttatatgaaatattttattaattaatgattCAGATGTTTTGTTAGTAAATCATAATACAAATAGAAAATATCtgtattaatttgataaaaattgttagaaatgaaaatgttggtTTATATGatttggattaaaaataaattatactcatatcttattaatattattcttaagGTGAAATTAGAACGAAAGATTGGAAATTTGGATGGAATTAATGCATAATTTTTAGCTAAAAGTAATGATCTTATATTTGTTACACACAAGGAAACTATAGGGAAGttttgaaatgataatttttaggagaaattagattttattcCAAAGAATAGCAAAAGGCATGAATGAGGAGATGTTTCAGTTGATAATGAGTTGTTATGCAAATTTGAAGTGCCCAATGAAAGCAAATATTTCCTTTTGAAGTCTATAAAATAATGTTACGTTCACTTTGGGTTTCactgaaattaattaaaaaatgaaactactttaaaaaataaattaatttttcatagtGAAACCAAACATAAACCTTCAATCACATTTTgaacttttctaaaaaaacattGCTTTCGTGCAATTGACTTCGACTTCTCTGTAATATAATCTCACAACAACCATTctcaaaaaacaaataattaggatatttgtaaatattaattcaatatttttttacaaaaagatttataaaaaataatattattaaatataaaatataaaatattaaataatacatgtttttttaatgtcaaatattttaaaaatatatataaatatcaaataaaagaatcaaataaCAACTCAATAAAtgctaaataataataaaaaacgaTAAAGTAATTAAATGTTTGTCTTGTAAACATATAACGAAACTAAAATCATAAAGAAAagttaatatactttttttaaaattatttaataaattaaatatgtttttgcaaCTTAAAACAGAGATAACACGAAAACGATAATATCTATCGAGACGGGTATACATACATTTatccaatttaaaaatttgatattacCATATTCGTACTCAATCAAtgcaattttatatatatatatatatatatatatatatatatatatataatgtaaacaaatttaataaatatagcCTTAAAGTCTAAACTTTGCAgctaattgaaagaaaaattattttttaaaaaatagctATTAGAATAGAAGAATATTTAGTTACGCCTAGATTTCAGTTAAGTGTCAAACTTTATATGCATTATTTAATGCGAAACGTGGTAAtatgtatattaataaataagaactatttttgtgaaaaGTGAGATAACTTAATTCAACTATTAGCTTAAATTAAGGAGAACTAACTCCGAGAGTTTTACCAAATTTGATACAAATATGTTGATGATTAAGAAGTATTATTATTGATAACTACGTGTTGAGTAacacatcaacaacataataatcattttaattcaatacatcattgatataaaaaaatgcagttattttcaataatatttccatttattgtttaataaattgGACGGTGGAATATCGTATCAACCGTAATAGAAGCATTGGAATAAATAggaaaaatacatttaaataacAATATTCACGAAATTCCAACACATGATTCGACAATACATCCCCAAAGTCAAACAAGTTAGGCCTGCGGAGTCATTCGTAATTTGACTTTTTATAATATACAgaaatttacaatataataatttttaaaaaaacacatcCACGTCACATaagaatgaaattatttatgtttaaggTAAATACACATAAATCTTTACACATGATAAAATTAAGTCCTTACGTTTTTGTATCACTTTAAAAGATCTCTTACCATTCGAAGTCTTTAAAAGATCTCTTACTATTCGAAgtatttatgtataaatatcTTATGTGAGACTTGGTTTGTacactaagaaaaaaaatgtattttaatggtaaaattaaaagaagtcttttaaaaaaaatgtagctGTCATGTTGTGCGTGGAAAGTACAGTGAGTAACATAGTATGGATGTAACAGAGGACAGAAACATAAACAGTAACAAAAATCGAATCAGATTTTGTAGAGAGAATGAAGGACCAATGAGCGGGAATAACGCGCCCCTCGTTtgaaaaacacataaaacacGCACAAGCTCATCACATCTAATAATTACCACCAAATCTTCGACAAAGtaaacaacacaacaaaaaaggattaaaattacataacacttttcttcttcattttcttctattctctcacactctctctctctctctctctcttcacaTGGTCTTCCCcaccctctctctctctttcattatttcttttgttttaatttttggtttttatgtGTGACAAAGAAACGTGTTGGATAATATATCTAAATCTTCGCATGATGTTCCTTGAGCCATGAAAAATTCCTCTGACATTCCTCTCCGATCTCCATAGCTTGTCTTTCCACACACTGGAAGTAGTGGAAGGTACTATATCGCATTCTTGTCATTTTCAATTGGGTGCTTATCGTACTTCTTGTGGAGGAAAATCGTGAGAGATAATTCAAGTGGGTCAATCACCGCTTCTTATTTTGCAGATTTTTTTTAGTCTCAATGTTGGACTCGATGGCGTCAATTTGAGTAGTCCTTGGTAGGTGACTGTCAGAGGAGTTGTTACTATTTCCAGTTGAGAGCAATATCCATGAAAACGagatgaaattaaatgaaaagaaaagaaatcgtttttgtttattttacttttgacgTTTCGGAGTCATCCCTTTCAAGTCTCCTTTCAAAGCGCTACTCTTTTATGGGAAGTTTTTCAATAAAAGTTGGGAATGGAGGTAGATGGGTTTGGGTGGGAAGTGAATTCTAAGCAAAGCTCATAACTAACCACTTTTCTTCTGTTCCATTTCAAACTCGATTCTGGTTTCACTCTCCTATTTTTCTTTCCCTTGAAGTGGGGATTTCGCTTGCAGAATGCAGATTTTGATAGCTACCTGATTGGTGTCATTGTCATGTACCAATTGAGTCTTGTTTCCCTGATCaagtttttgagttttttttgcGTTTTGTTGTGTAATGGTGTTGTAGGTGGGTCATTGTTTTTGAGGGAATAAGGGAGGTGGTGCTAGTTGCTGCTTTTTGCTTATAAAATCATAGATGGACCGGAGGAGTTGGCTTTGGCGCAGGAAGTCATCTGAGAAAAGTCCAGGTGAAACGGAGAGTTCTGGTTCAATCTCATCTCTTTCAGAAAGGTTCTCTGATGATCAGGTGGGCCTTGGAACGGAAGCGGTATTCGTGTGTTTAAATTGACTTTTGATTGCTGAGATGATTTGTTATGTGCTTTTTTGGGTAACTGTTCGCACGGTTAAATCCTATTCAAGATGCTTGATATAGTAATTTCGTAGTGATCCTTGAAATTGCAGACAGATGTGACTGATATGGCTGCAATTACAGTCACGGatcattttttataatctcCTATTTCTTTATATCTTTGACAATTCAATCTTGTACTACTTCGATAGTTGTTTGGTGGTGAAACAGCTTATCTGGGTTGTGACCACTTTCTTAAGATAAAATCATACTCCTTGCTAAAGGAGATCAAGAATTTAGAGGGAGGGATACGACTTCAAGGcttgattaataaaaaaacaacataccATTTCGAAAAGAAATCATGATCTTATCGCAAAGGTTTCGTGGAGTCAATATTGCAAAAGTTCATACTGTGAGATAGCTTGTAATGTGTAGTCAAGATGAAAAGAATGGTTAATGCTTGGTCTCAGGTTTTAAATGGACTCATTCCTTTTTTAAGCATGGTGGactttgtgtttaattattccCTTTTCAAGTGTGAGAACTCTGCTTCTTCGGATTATTGTGAAGTTGGAAAAGAGGTATGAGGAATCTGATTCTTTTTCCTATGTTGTATAGGTATATACAACACACGCTGCTTTATCACCTGAAGTCACGTCTAAGTCTGCACCAAATGACGACGTTAGTACCCCAAAAATGAGTAAAGAAGAGGTTACGGATGTAAAGATTCTTACAGACAAATTAGCTGCTGCTCTTCTGAATATTAGTGCTAAAGAAGACTTGGTAAAACAGCATGCTAAAGTTGCAGAAGAAGCTGTATCAGGTATTTATTGTTTGGCCCTTCTTATGCATGTCAATGGAAATTGTGCTACCTCAGATATTTATTATCACAGCAAATGGGTTGGGCGTTCGACCACAAAATGGATACTTTAAggtgattaaaaagaaaaattcttgaTGAAGATTTCTTTGCCTCTTTAGATAATGATTTTGACACTTTTTTTGgacaatatttaaattcattgaGTTTCAGATGGTAAACTTATTTATCAGTTTCTCTCTGAAAGATTTTATTCATCAATGTCGTTGTTATGTACCAATAAATTTGAACAGTTTGGTGGTCATTATGACTAACGCAATCTTCTGCTCTAATGAGCTATTGGGAATCCatattatttgaaaactttGCTTTTTACCGGCCAGAAAATCTGTGTTAATTGAATGAAAGTTTTTTATTAGCTTCTCATTTTTCAGGCTGGGAGAAGGCTACAAATGAAGTGTCATCTTTAAAACAACAGCTTGATGCAACGAGGCAGAAGAACTCAATTCTCGAAGACCGAGTTGGTCATCTTGATGGTGCACTTAAAGAGTGTTTGAGGCAGCTTCGACAAGCCAGAGAAGTGCAAGAGCAAAAGATTGTTGAAGCTGTTGTGAATAGTTGCCGTGAGTGGGAATTCAACAAATCTGAACTTGAGGGAAAAGTTGCTGATCTTGAAGCTCAACTGCAATCAGCTAAAGCAGATTCTGCTGCATCAATTCGTTTTGATCTTCAGCAGAGCCTAGAGGCTGTGCAGAAAGAGAATTCAAGTCTTAAACATGAGCTGCAATCTCGACTGGAGGAACTAGAACTGAGGATAGTTGAGAGGGATTTGAGTTCTCAAGCAGCTGAGACAGCTAGCAAGCAACATTTGGAGAGTGTCAAGAAGGTTGCTAAGCTTGAGGCTGAGTGCCGTAGACTGAAAGCCATGACTCGTAAAACATTTTCTGTCAATGATCACAGGTCTGTGACTGCATCTTCGGTTTATGTTGAGTCTTTCACAGATAGCATGTCGGATAGTGGAGAGAGGCTACTAGCAGTTCAAAGTGATTTGCGTAAATTAGGTGGATGGGAGATGAATGAATATGAGCTAAGTCGTTTTGATTCGTGCTCGTCTTCTTTAGTTATGGATATTGATCAACTTAAGAACGAAAAGACTAATGGAAAAAATCACATGGTCCCTTCAACTGAGATCAATCTCATGGATGATTTCCTTGAGATGGAAAGGCTTGCTGCATTTCCAGAGAATGAAAGTAGAAGCAATTTTGTTAGGGAAGGAGTAGCATCAGATCAATCCAATGTTGATCAGGCTACTAGAGAAGCTGAAGTGGAGGCTTTGATTCAAAAGAATGTTGAATTGGAGAAGAAGCTGGGGAAAATGGAATGTGAAATGGAAGCTATGATTCAAAAGAATTCTGAATTGGAGAAAAAGCTGGAGAAAATGGAAGCGGGGAAAGTTGAGGTAGAGATGGTTTTGACCAAGTACCATATGCAGCTCGAGACATCAGAGAGTCAGATTAGGGAAGCAGAGTTGAAGGTAGCAGAGTTTCAAACTCAGTTAGCACTTGCAAAAAAATCAAACCAAGAAGCATGCGAAGAACtgaaagaaacaaaagcaaAGAAGGACATAGTCGAGTCCACACTCAAACTTACTCAAACTGAAGTCGAAAAGCTGATTTCAAAAATCTGTTCTTTGGAGGAAGAGATTCAGAAGGAACGAGCTTTCTCTGCTGAGAATTCAATCAAACGTGGAAAATTGGAGGAGGAGCTCTTGAAAATGAAACAAGAAGCTCACGTTCAGCAAGACACCGAGATAAAGCACAGGGAAGTCATTAATCAcaatttaaagttaaaacagGTCAGTATGCTAAAACTTATCAGGGAACTTGTTTTTTTAAGCCTTGTTTAATGTGTTTGTTGAAACTTGCTAGCTAATCTTCTGGCATTAATTTTTTGATGATGGAATTCATCAAAGTGAAATATCCCTAAACATGATTCTCCAACCTTTTGttgattaaaacaaaatcttGCATCATGTGTTTTCATTTGAAGAACTTGGCATGCTCTGCAGGAAAAGGAAATTGCATTGGCTGCTAGTAGATTTGCTGAGTGTCAGAAGACCATTGCATCTCTTGGACAGCAGTTGAAGTGCCTTGCAACTTTGGAAGACTTTCTACTTGATTCAGACAACCCTATGGAGTCAACCTGTGAAGTCACAAAAAGTCCCCAAAATGGTGAGCAGATGAAACTACCTCAGAGTGATTTGAGCATACCCAAAAGAGATTCTGAATCACCCATTTCGTTAAACTCATCAGTTACCAATGAGAAAAGCCGAAATGGCTTTAGTAAGTTCATCCCTAAAAGCAAGAGTGTAAGCAAAAGAGGAAGtcactgagaaaaaaaaatggacagAAACTATACATGATAAGGATAAggtttattcattttatatcaTGGATTCAAATATGAATCCATAGCAAAAATAGCAATACATAAAGTCCAAATTTTAAAACGCTTTTTCTTGTAGTTATGTTTGACCCATGCCTCTTTATATTTAGACTAGAATGACAACTTGGTACCCAATGTTCAAATCTTTCAAATGACTTATGTTGAAACCAAACATACCAAAAAAAGAGATTTGGGGTGAGAGAGGCTCGAACTCTCGACCTCAGGATTTCTCTAAAGCTATGAGACCTACGCGCTAGCCAACTGCGCCACCACCCCTTGGATGATACTTAAtcaattctttaataaattttatatatcttattggaaacttgtgaaaaaaaacttaattaagggTGTGTTTGTTTCAAGTTTAAAAGCAAGGTCAAGATTAAGATAATGGTTAATTTGGTTCATGACATTGAATCTGTTGTAAATTTATGGTTTTTGTTGTAAAATTGTCATTGTTGATGAGAATTGATGGGATTCATAATTAAATTGGGTATGGATTAAGAAGCTTTCCTAATTATTTGCATTGTAAGATAAAAAGGAGGAATGAAGGAGAAATAAAGAGTAATAAGGCCACTTGCTTGAGATGGTCTTCTTCACTATTTGAAGTACGTGTCAccaaattttatatagaaaaagtgtttcttcttctttttttttttgttataaatttattataatttttaagtaaatttcttataatattaaatataagttaattgaAATAATATCATTATGATCAATTTCGATAGTCAAGTTATTATTTACCTTTTAAACCCCCAATCACAATTTATTCCAATCTCTTGATACATATTAAGGTCAACTATGATATTGAGgtgtttttcactttaaaattcatatattagtcatgattttatgattaaaaaatactttatattgtttaaagagaaaaattaatttaaattattcttaatttttcctCACATATATATTTCTTTGACAATGCTCTACATTGCTGAAATTTTAGACTTGCTTaacttattatttatctttctcTTACTTTGTCAAAAATAAACAAGTCACTCTATGTTaattcttt
This genomic stretch from Vigna radiata var. radiata cultivar VC1973A chromosome 7, Vradiata_ver6, whole genome shotgun sequence harbors:
- the LOC106765456 gene encoding filament-like plant protein 3, yielding MDRRSWLWRRKSSEKSPGETESSGSISSLSERFSDDQVYTTHAALSPEVTSKSAPNDDVSTPKMSKEEVTDVKILTDKLAAALLNISAKEDLVKQHAKVAEEAVSGWEKATNEVSSLKQQLDATRQKNSILEDRVGHLDGALKECLRQLRQAREVQEQKIVEAVVNSCREWEFNKSELEGKVADLEAQLQSAKADSAASIRFDLQQSLEAVQKENSSLKHELQSRLEELELRIVERDLSSQAAETASKQHLESVKKVAKLEAECRRLKAMTRKTFSVNDHRSVTASSVYVESFTDSMSDSGERLLAVQSDLRKLGGWEMNEYELSRFDSCSSSLVMDIDQLKNEKTNGKNHMVPSTEINLMDDFLEMERLAAFPENESRSNFVREGVASDQSNVDQATREAEVEALIQKNVELEKKLGKMECEMEAMIQKNSELEKKLEKMEAGKVEVEMVLTKYHMQLETSESQIREAELKVAEFQTQLALAKKSNQEACEELKETKAKKDIVESTLKLTQTEVEKLISKICSLEEEIQKERAFSAENSIKRGKLEEELLKMKQEAHVQQDTEIKHREVINHNLKLKQEKEIALAASRFAECQKTIASLGQQLKCLATLEDFLLDSDNPMESTCEVTKSPQNGEQMKLPQSDLSIPKRDSESPISLNSSVTNEKSRNGFSKFIPKSKSVSKRGSH